The DNA region CAACACAAGTGGAATGCCCACTATTGACATGACTCAGATTTGGTCCTTTGAAACTATCTTCTAAGAGGATTTCATTGAACATAATAAAAAATGATTTGTAGCATGTGTAATACGATATTATTGTCTATTTTGCtgtagttgtgtttttttttctcttggaaTCTCATTTGGATTATAAACGCTTCCATATCCACACATTCtcacattaaataatttaataatgaaGGTCTCTGTTttgtttaattattaattatttatcaaCTTTGTGTTATGATGACCTCCGAACTTGTATTATTTCTGAGTCTTTAGTTGAATCATAGCCTGCGTACACACTGTGATACTATGGTTGTATTGCTGCATGTGATTGTGACTCATGCATTAACCTCAAGTTCTCTACTAGTAAACTAGTGCACACTTAATATATTGGTCAACTTGATGATTTTCAACAAAGAGATCTGTGCCATAATATAGAAACATGTATGCACCTGGCGAGGTTGACGAACAAGACTCCCTTGATCATCTGTATCACCGAAGGCAAGTCCATCATCAAAGTTATCACATGTACTATCATTTTCCCATGATGCCACATAGCTCCCATCATTTTGTCTTGGTTCATCTGTATAATAGGGAATAGATGTATAATCTTTGAGATGAAGAAAAGGTGTAAATTAGAATTAATCGTATAAAAATACAGCAGCCAGAATAGTTGAATGAATGACTTTCCTTTTACATGAATCTCCAAATTCCTAACTGAACTCTCCTTTCCTTTGGAAAAAACTAAAAGTAAATAAATATACTGTGTTTCCGGATTGGGGTGTTTATGACAGCCAATTGTTTTAAAAGATCTTTGATTAAGCACATAGAATGACTATAGCATATCTAGGTGTATGTACGGGAGTGCAGTTGTTCAAAAACTTCTAAGAAGAAAATGAGATTCATATTACAGCGCATAAAAAAGAAAGCAAAACACCATGTATTTTCTTTTCTAAATATATCGCCAAAAGCTCCATTCAAGAGAACTGAAATGACAACTAACACCATGTTGATTTGAAGAAATATTTTGTATGCAAATGCATTCTGTTGGGTCCTTCAAATCATTTAGCTTATTACCAGCAACTTACCTGaaccaaaaatcaattttaatcaaACTAATAGACAATAATTAATATTCACATCTCTAAATCACGTGATTTGGATACCTTTCGTCAATAGATAGCTAAAATAGCACATTTTCATAGAAGAGAATAAAGAGATTCCAGTACAGCGATTTGTCAACCACAGGAGCAGAAAGATCATAAGAATCATAGAAGCAAAGAGCAAAAGACCACGAGTTACAAGGAAATTGCAATCTTACCAGAAAGCTGTCTTCCTTTCTTTCCAAGACACTAAAAAATGGAGGAATTTCTATTAATACAGAGAAATGAAACATTCTGACAAAGAAACCAATTGAGTTTGTCTTACCATAACATTTGGTAATAAAAACAATTTGACAAGACTTTCTGGTTGATAGTGACAATCTTCAGGGAGCGAAGTAATACATGTTGCTTTGTTTGCAGGCAATAGCAATGACTTTGGATTCTTTGGAGGTGCAAAGATATTTGGCATATCAATTTCCAGTGATTTTGTAAAATCAATATCATTAGCATCCTTCCGGTTCTTTGATTTCTTGCTTACTGATTCAGTGTTCGTATCCAATGATTGTTTTTGATCTAAACCTGCAATCATTTTCTTCCAATAATTGAACATGTGATACAAagaatgacaaaataaaattgaggttttttttttctctgtctACCCTTTGCTTTTCTATATTTCCAATGATCAGGTCCTGCCCATGCATTTGATTTTGAAGTAAACCCCAATCCTACAGACAAGAAATCAGTAATTTTTTCAAACTTCTCTTCCACATTAGGTCCATTAAAGTTGCATTCAAAATCCTCCTGCATCACAAAGATAAAGTTTATACAACCAAATTCTATGGGTTAAAGCAAAGCCAGAAAAAGCATACCTCCAGATCATTTGCATAATTTAggtttatgttagttgagttgtcATCAGCTACACTAAGACGATCATCATGATCAAGGTTCCAAGCTCCACAATCATCATCAAATCCATTCTCTCCAACATCGATTTGGTCATTTCCTTCGGGAAAATCCTCAGAAATTGGCTCCTGAGGTGAATAATTTATATCTGGCCTacgattttcttcatcaaattgaTTCAGGATATCCTTTAGAGTGGGTGAAATATCATTTGCCGTGAGCATACAGATCATCATTTTCTCAATGTAATCTGTACAAAAAAAGAAGTCCTCATCCAATTAGtgaacattatatattatatgtatagACATAACAGTCACAATATTCATGCCTTTAGCAAAAGAAAGATCAATTAGTTCAGGTCCCTCAGTTTCAACTGTTGACATGCTCCTTTCTGGACATTCAAATGAATCAAAAAGTACACGGCAACCACCATAAACCCCAAGGTTGTTCAATAGAAGACCCTTAGCACCACCTTCATCAAATTGTGCAGAAGTCTGATGATACAGAGGATCCACAATAAATGCCTCTGAAAATGAAATTTGCTAAATTAATTTCTACTCGGGCATCAAATATTCTGAAACAGGAAACACAACATAGCACTCAGTCATACCATCAAACTTTTTTATGTTAAGGGCTTCAAAAGATGATTCCAATGTTGATAAGGGCGAAAGCTGTGGTTCATAAATAGCGTAAGCTGAAAACATCTGCAAGAGAAAGTTCTAGAGCTGGTACGACAACGCGAAAACTTAATTACTTTGATATGTATTCTCCAATATCGAGAATCACTTCCATCAAATTGTTGTTGGCTATTGTTACTCTATGGAATTTGAaaatatatcaaatggatgtaaagaccgTTTTCCTAAATgaagatttagaagaggaaatctacatggaacAATATGAAGGGTTTTTGCACCAAGGTAAAAAACAAGGTTTGTTGATTAATAAAATCATTATACGTCTTGCAATAAACTCCAAAGTAGTGACATGAAAAGTTTGATACTGACATAAAGAAAAGTGGATTTTGTTGGTGCAGCCaacactaataatcaaactcagattttgatgcaTAAAAAATGGTTAAAGTTAAATTATATGTGATCTAATCTATTTACCAAGTGTACAAGACTGAAAAACTTAATGGATCTAGAGGACCAGACATCAGATTAAAGTTCAGTCGGGTCAGGGAGGACCAGACAACTGACAGGAAGTCCACCTGGGTTAGAAAGGACCAGATATCTAGTAGAAAGTCTAGTCGGGTCAGGGAGGATCAGACGACTAGCTAAAGTCCAGATGATGCATCTAacaagaagacctagtgggtcaagatatcaaaatcaagtaaATCTGCAGATGATAAGTGGAAGTAAGCACCAAAGGAGAAAtatccagtgaggacgagtcccagTGAAACTATAGACGTTGGTCTAATTTAGATCCATTTTAAAAATCCTAGTTGAAACTAGATCCTAATCTTGATAAGACAGGATCTaacttataaatatatataaaatattcgTGCATATATGTTTATAACCATGTATTGTAGATACATACGTAAATCTTCAAATCACTGCACGCATGGCCACTAACAGAGCCTAATTTTGAATCTGGAGTCAAAAGATATGACCTCCGGAAGATTGTTGTGTCAAACCAGTGATTGGAGATGCCTCAGATAGATCAGatgggttggaggcacctcggatcaaaagttttatttcttttacaTCAAATAAGACCAAAGGCGCTCTAGGTCATTGGAAGTGCCTCCAATGACCTATATAAGGCAATTTCAACCAAGAGCAAATACATAACTTTTCTACGAGCTTCCTCGATTGTTATGGTGCGATGTCTTTGTGCTATCGCTCTGCTGTGACCCTGCTATGCCTAATTGCTGCAGTCAAAGCAACATCAACCTCAAACTACGAACTACAACTATAACAAATGTCGATAACATTATattttcaattattattattcttgcatATGAAAGTATAGGTTGTTACACCTCATTTCTGTAATCAACCTCTCTATCTAAAGTTTTTTTGGAGGAGATTTTAGTGGATTGCTTAATCAATACGTTCTGgaggatcgtgggccttggattAAGAGTCctcgaaggcttcgaaccaaataAAACCAAAAGTATATTTATTTTccgttatgttttttttatttctgttgtgTACTTAGTTTTCCGATGAGTTTTTAAATGAAAAAAGGAAGAGTTTTAAAAACGTGATTCACCCCACTCACATTtgttttcgatcctacagatttAAGATCAACTAATGTGACAAGTGTGTTTATGTGAAAGACATTGAGGTGAATTATGTCATCTTATATCTTTAtttagatgacatacttatcattgaaaataataataagataatcaaattcaTTAAAGCtgtgttgaactcaagatttgacataaaAGATATGAACCTAACTGATGTGATTTTAagaattaaaattcttagaacagAATAATCTATTCTTAGTCAATCTCAGtatgtggacaagattcttgataAATTCAATAAAAGTGATACTGTGTTGAGATGGACTCCGATAGATAtcagtcaacatctatcgaaaaatcaagatgagagtatctctcagatagagtacttcAGGGTGATTGGAAGTTTGATATACTTAATAAGTTGTACACAACCAGACTTAGCCTACACAATAAGTAAATTGAGCAAATACACAAGTAAT from Zingiber officinale cultivar Zhangliang chromosome 4B, Zo_v1.1, whole genome shotgun sequence includes:
- the LOC121975401 gene encoding condensin complex subunit 2-like — its product is MFSAYAIYEPQLSPLSTLESSFEALNIKKFDEAFIVDPLYHQTSAQFDEGGAKGLLLNNLGVYGGCRVLFDSFECPERSMSTVETEGPELIDLSFAKDYIEKMMICMLTANDISPTLKDILNQFDEENRRPDINYSPQEPISEDFPEGNDQIDVGENGFDDDCGAWNLDHDDRLSVADDNSTNINLNYANDLEEDFECNFNGPNVEEKFEKITDFLSVGLGFTSKSNAWAGPDHWKYRKAKGLDQKQSLDTNTESVSKKSKNRKDANDIDFTKSLEIDMPNIFAPPKNPKSLLLPANKATCITSLPEDCHYQPESLVKLFLLPNVMCLGKKGRQLSDEPRQNDGSYVASWENDSTCDNFDDGLAFGDTDDQGSLVRQPRQVSKIDIQYDKVSKQVDVHALKNMLWNHMQKSVQVSYERQDSEATVYLTQILLHLPIDCSLDSAKDISPHLTFICLLHLANEHCLRIHDCPTMDELEIVIPSSALK